From a region of the Tursiops truncatus isolate mTurTru1 chromosome 2, mTurTru1.mat.Y, whole genome shotgun sequence genome:
- the LOC109549629 gene encoding uncharacterized protein, whose protein sequence is MGVGEGSVVEVKIETGPERLARVIRQGKRTRRLILLNMLNADNAFEGGLDLGAGCRVRDGKETGERNCVPSTKLMTKQKPWLPASSHHISAPGRKEGPGGRRRLCWLAAQHGAEPDGGSGRCASLAAAALARVRAGSWAETGRSPRRTDFLPGVSPRLVPRGSGAASAVDLAVGCGRRGAGGSSSAGKDVTLSERQCQVQVKKKRRGVRRSGVRKPDFLFTEPPPIAPEFNPEGASRHRPHRKSLGLAPRRPASRAASQTGTPRLALARLSLRARLRFPAEPDLGRSSGCAQERPGGLGPAPLRAAGLRVGRGRSPGASARTEPRHSRRRAQVEVFCGPLTPGPKAGRAPGYPGKVYFRASLPRPACALPSSPRVQFVFFVFFPRRFSVPPSLCGTRPPPTPRANWRALCACPGGVAAGPGAVSPTGRGPRGGPPCRQEQRGREMRGTSRTGRGPRQRPGPASLPICRTKAAEAAELRWRPSTGCKQNQTKRGERKSEMALLKMEPRPLGRLSFLCLLLRLLRVSSPSTPLSSALLPVISTPSPLCFSD, encoded by the exons ATGGGTGTGGGAGAAGGCTCCGTGGTTGAGGTGAAGATTGAGACAGGTCCTGAAAGGTTAGCCAGAGTCATTAGGCAGGGAAAACGGACAAGGAGG CTCATTCTTTTGAATATGCTCAATGCTGACAATGCTTTTGAGGGTGGATTGGATTTGGGGGCGGGATGTAGGGTGCGGGATGGGAAAGAAACCGGTGAGAGGAATTGTGTTCCGTCAACAAAGTTGATGACGAAGCAG AAGCCCTGGCTTCCAGCCTCAAGCCACCACATCTCTGCACCGGGAAGGAAGGAGGGCCCTGGAGGCAGGAGGCGGCTGTGCTGGCTGGCCGCGCAGCACGGCGCAGAACCCGACGGCGGGTCTGGCCGCTGTGCCTCCTTGGCCGCGGCCGCCCTTGCACGGGTCCGCGCGGGGAGCTGGGCCGAGACCGGCCGCAGCCCCCGACGCACGGACTTCCTGCCCGGCGTCTCCCCCCGACTCGTCCCTAGAGGCTCGGGGGCGGCGAGTGCCGTGGACCTAGCGGTGGGGTGCGGGCGCCGGGGAGCCGGGGGCTCCTCTAGCGCCGGCAAGGACGTCACTTTGAGCGAAAGACAATGTCAAGTGcaagtgaagaaaaaaaggagaggagtACGAA GGTCGGGGGTGAGAAAACCTGATTTTCTGTTTACTGAACCGCCTCCCATTGCTCCAGAATTTAACCCCGAAGGAGCTTCGAGGCACCGCCCGCACCGTAAATCCCTGGGACTCGCACCCCGCAGACCGGCGTCCCGTGCCGCCTCTCAGACGGGCACCCCGAGGCTGGCGCTGGCCCGTCTTTCCCTCCGGGCCCGCCTGAGGTTCCCGGCCGAGCCCGACCTTGGCCGTTCTTCCGGCTGCGCCCAGGAGAGGCCTGGAGGCCTGGGCCCGGCGCCGCTTCGGGCAGCAGGGCTCCGGGTTGGCCGGGGACGCAGCCCGGGCGCGAGTGCGCGAACGGAGCCGCGCCACTCCCGCCGCCGGGCGCAGGTGGAGGTGTTCTGCGGGCCGCTCACCCCGGGGCCGAAGGCGGGCCGGGCCCCCGGTTACCCGGGAAAGGTCTATTTTCgggcctccctcccccgcccagcgtgcgccctcccctcctcccctcgggTACAGTTTGTCTTTTTCGTTTTCTTTCCTCGACGCTTCTCGGTTCCTCCATCCCTTTGCGGCACGCGCCCACCACCAACGCCGCGGGCGAATTGGAGGGCTCTATGTGCCTGCCCCGGGGGTGTCGCCGCGGGCCCCGGGGCCGTCTCCCCTACGGGCCGGGGACCGAGGGGGGGGCCGCCTTGCCGCCAGGAGCAGCGCGGGCGGGAGATGCGCGGAACGTCCAGGACGGGGAGGGGGCCGCGCCAGCGCCCAGGCCCTGCGTCCCTCCCCATCTGTCGGACCAAAGCTGCTGAAGCTGCAGAATTGCGCTGGCGCCCGTCCACCGGctgcaaacaaaaccaaacaaaacgcGGCGAAAGGAAAAGCGAAATGGCGCTGCTGAAAATGGAGCCTCGGCCTCTAGGAcgtctttctttcctctgtctcttaCTTCGTCTACTTCGTGTTTCTAGTCCTTCAACGCCCCTCTCCTCGGCTCTCCTCCCTGTAATCTCTACCCCATCGCCCCTTTGCTTTTCTGATTAA